The following are encoded together in the Argopecten irradians isolate NY chromosome 5, Ai_NY, whole genome shotgun sequence genome:
- the LOC138323821 gene encoding uncharacterized protein has product MMDILGIDVSLTNVITIVLTASVLIFSTVYSLRNIIRIWRKGQIKPLKTDAVQDKENNADSASAVEPNARNENPTKTIGGVNLDEIDPVEYCEHIQSEVKKAKQRVTNKKIVEELTPDQVQEEREIQQQQLQNIFKLMQAQSEKFGVNSLDEVQQQMKLYA; this is encoded by the exons ATGATGGATATCCTCGGAATTGATGTTTCCCTGACCAATGTCATAACTATTGTGTTGACAGCTTCAGTGCTTATATTTTCAACTGTTTATTCGCTAAGAAATATCATTCGCATATGGAGGAAAGGCCAGATCAAGCCATTGAAAACAGACGCTGTGCAAGACAAGGAAAACAACGCAGATTCTGCATCAGCAGTCGAACCCAATGCGAGAAACGAAAATccaacgaaaacaatag GTGGAGTCAACCTGGATGAAATAGATCCAGTGGAGTATTGTGAACACATTCAGAGTGAAGTAAAGAAAGCCAAACAACGAGTAACAAATAAGAAGATTGTAGAAGAACTTACACCTGACCAGGTTCAAGAGGAGCGTGAAATTCAGCAGCAGCAGCTTCAAAACATATTCAAATTGATGCAGGCTCAGAGTGAGAAGTTTGGTGTGAATAGCCTTGATGAAGTTCAACAACAAATGAAATTATACGCATGA